CAGTGTGGCTAAGAGTAACAACATATCCTGATCCACCGGCTCCTAAATACGGTGGTGCGAAAATTAATTTCCCAGGATGTTCTAAAGCGTTTGCATACCATATTCTTCTTTTAGGATCATAGCCAGAGTCCAACATGATTCCCGGGAATACTTCTAAGACGCCACTCATAGTTCCAATGACGTAtctaaaattatttgaaatgatttCTCCTATTTCCTGAAATTATTGTTTCAACGACAtctgaaaaattttaattaccgTCGTattatgaatttatttaatGGACTTTCTATATGTCTGCCTTTGAAGTACTCCAAAATTTGTGTCAATATTGCTACGTCTGGTTTAACAGAATGGCGAAGACCAGGATTAGCAAGGACTCCCGTTAGATCTTTCAAGTATGCCATATAACTTTGCATAGTTACGGCTGATCCCGCGTCCAACAATTTAAGCTGTTCCATTGGCGATTGTAGACACCATGGAGAAAGATAAACCACACCTGTGGCTAAAGATAAATATTCTTcgtttaataattaaaatatatttacagTTTTATTTAACTATGGAGGACTGACTTACACAAGGTTTCAAGTCTATTGTTGTTAACACAGAGAATGCCTTTATCGGAGAGGCTTTGTATCAGCAAATCAAGACGATGATGCAAAATGTTTGTAGATAACATCGGCATCAATTTTGCAGCGAATGATGTGCTTTCATTGTTTATCGACGCTAAACATACTATCAAGTTCTTGTATGTCAGATGTTTCCACCGATACCACTTCTAAATCGTAAAATCTAAATTAACATAAGTTTTATCGCGGCAAATCTATAAACATTGAAGTACCTGTTCTCCTAGTCTTGTTTTTACATTCACAATCCCTTCATACTGCTCGATCATCATTGTCACAATCTCGGGAGTAATATTTTCTATATGTTGTAGTTTTACTTTAAGGGGTTGTTCCACTATTGTTTCCATTCGTGGAAAGTCTTTATGAATCCAAACTGCACCTTTGTTATCAAACAATACGGGATATACATTTGGACCAGCATTGAAGTATGTTATATCATCGATAAAATTTTGCAATTGAATATCCAGTGATATTAATGCTTTATCTGTGATTTGACCAATAGACAATGACATTGTTTTACTATACAAGTCGAAATATGGATCGGTTAAGTAATAATCTTTCTTATGTTCGTCGGAACATTTCAGGTctgaaaataattttgatatttcaTATGCTAATATATTTTGACTTGGAAGAACTACTATACTATCGTTGTATTCCCTTAGATTTATGTGGGGTTCCTGGTCTGTAAAAGAGCACAATAcatatattaacaatataatgtgagaatataatatgtaatcatACAGAATTACAGCAAAACTAGCTGACCTGATAGAATTAGTATTGTTCTTAGGTATCCTTTCACCTTTCCCATAGAGATCATGTTGTTTATTTTTGTGATATGTGAAGTAGTTTTAAGAGTATTAGTCAGATGTATGAATACAAGTTCACCTTTAACATTCTCCACCAATTTGTGGAAATTCAATTCAATCGTGTCGTTGGTCtctagaaattaaaaaataagttACACTAATTTAATCGCCTACTTTTTAAGTTAtataattaaagaaagaaaccGTACCCATTCTTGATAAACTGTGAATATAACGTGCCAGTTGAAATTTATTAATGTCTGTAGCTTTCAACAAACCGTCTTTACAAAATATGGAATTATTGCTGGAAAGACCAACGACATTAATGTAATCCATTTGTGACAGCATATCGATTATTCTTTCTGCTGTTATTTGAGCTAAAGTAATGTCTCCTTCGGACATAAACATGCCATGCTCGAATAATAAAAGTACATTCTTCTTTGGACAATATTGTGATAATAGAAGGGGCCCGATGTTGTGATCGGAACTGTAAGATCCACATATCGTCGCAGGGTACATAAATGGCAGTACATGTATATTCTTGAATTCTTGGTTTCTCAATACGattgcaagtactgaaacatAGTATTCATAAGAATACATCTCAGAGATTCATACTTGATGGTAAGGATCAAAGGCTATAATGAAATGCATATTATACCTTGTGTTATCTGTGAACAAAAATCAGACAGTTTATTGGATACAGTATCCAATCCTCCGATAGCAGAGTAGGTAAACTGATCTTTATTTTTGGCTAGAATCGACTGAACAACGTCGTAGCTTTGCTTGAGAATCTCAACGTAGGACAATAGCTTGTTGTTCAGTTTATCCACCAAGAAGGATAGCCTGGTGTTCAGGCTGCCGGTGGCATTTGTGAATTCCATTGCATCGAGTATCTGCTGAAAGGATGTCAAACCGAGTTCCGCGTCCGTAATCGAGCGAAACTCGTTTGACAGGCGAATCACGATGTCCCTTAGGCATGTCCCGTTCAGTGGTTCCGCGTTCACTTGTTTCCGCGAACTTTTGCCGAACTGACAATTCACGTCACTGGTCGAATTATTTTCGACCGAAGCGGGTAGAATCGCTAGTACTATCGCAACTAGTCCAAAACACAGGTTCCTCTCGACAATCATTCCGTTTTCAAACTTGACGCCTATTCTATGTTGTAACCTTAAAGACTCGTTATGGCGCCATAATGACCACCAACCACCACAAACAAGGTCGACAAGTGGAAACCGGGACTAGTAGGACAAAGTATTCTTATTACTttctaattgaaatacaatcgaTCCGTTCTCGGTATTCCAGATAGATTTCGCGGTTTTCAAAGCCCACGGTTCTTCGGTTCTCTAACCTTTCACTTCGTCTTGTATATTAAATTGATCTATGTACAGAACTATAACTAAAACGGCGACTGCAAATGCTACTTGAAGGAAATGTGTTCACTCGGAAATCGTTGGATCGAACTTATTTTAGAAGTTCGATAAATTCCATAATTAAATACGTAATATCGTATTGTAAAGCATTTAGTTGGTATCTTCGTTAAGTATATAAttcatcattttttttttcaatatccGTGAACAATAAAGTTTAATGCGAAAGCTGTTTAACAACAAAAATGATATTCCAGTTTAGCTAATACGAAATTAAACAATGTTTAATCATTGTTAGTCATTAATGTTAGTCATtgtgaatattaaaaaatacgaTGTTTCTACCTTCTGTTTCATTTGAATATTCAAATGACGATTGTGCAACTGTCTACGATTAGCCAGTAGGGGTTGTTCAAAAACCATATTTTATAGTATGAAGTTTGCTTTTAACAATAATAGCACATTACTTTATTAATCCCAATTTGGACAGCGATTGACAATATTCGAAACTTTACTTAACTTTACCGTAGCATGCATTAACAAAATCTTAAAAAACTAAAATATTCAACATTCAAAATGCTCAAAGCCTTGAACAATATAACCAACCGAGTAAGGACAATTGGGATAGTGGTAACTCTTGTGGCAAAATCATGAAGCTTCATTCAGGATCCGTATAGCGCCAAGCCTCCAGAGGCTTAGTGGCAAAAAGCTCAAACTGTTAATCATATTATCGACAAACGATTGTATTACCGACATTGCTCCgtgaataatttaataaagtcgCGCCGAATTGCCTTTCCTGCAAAACGCGGCGCGAATCATTTGGCCTGATagttgatattgatattgataactAATTAACTATATTCCAAATACACGAGAAATTATTATAGGCGTGTTGCTGGAGCTCTCCCCTTAGTTTTCGaatcataaaaatgaaaataaaattgaaatcatGTCGAAAAATCTATATTCTATGAAGCTATAGGTGAACGTTCTTCAGCATAGGGAGATtgcaatttgaaaataattggGATAGTATACTAGACGCTGTAGGCTATAGGAACTAATACGTTTGAATAGaatatagttatttattattattgttgttattattattattgttattattattgttgttattaatattatttctcttttatatcattttacaatattatatatcgtTCGATCAAAAGCACCATGggtttgaaaaatatttacgGCGCACGGGTGACACAcgatctcttcttcttcttcttcttcttcttttgccTCTTCCGTTTCTTCTATTACGTCTTTATGTTTTCTCATCGATTTTCATCGCCGGCACAAGTTTCTCTTGTTCCTTTCCGTGACTCTTTTTTTCGAGTTTTACATTTTGATTTTGAGACTGCACACGTATATAGAATTCGAAAGTTTACACGTTTAGACGATACTTATTAAATAGTACGCACACATAGAATCCATTGTAAAGTAAAACGGTCGACGGTTGGCCGCTGTCGAGTATGTTCATAATAAGTAGTTGACGTCGTTGAAACGGTGTTCGTTAGGACTGAGAACCGATCAACATCCACAGTCGCAGCCAATACTACACCTTTGATCTCGTCAGCGTCGTGTATAAAACTAAAATTCGTCGCACATAAAAACGTATGCTCTAAAGTACAGAATCGGCGAACTTCGACGATCATCGTCCCATCGAAAAGTGACTACCTTCTTGAAATTGATAACAAAAGGTACACCGAGAACAATATACCATTTCATCAGAACAACGTCCCATATAAAACGATATTCAATTATTCTCGTATCAGGATCAATTATCTCTTACAATGTATTAAGCTCATTTGGACGCTGATCGAACCATCGAGTAAATTACGACGACGAAGGGATTCTCGTCCATTGACTATCGGCTATCGGCTGTGGTTATCAATCGGTGACCGTAGACACGGCTAGGAAATTAATTGACGATTATAACAGTAAAAAGTCTAGGGGAACGTTTAGTCGGAGCGGGATCGGAGTATAAAGCGTGAATCGAAATAGAAGATATGTCGTTTAGCGTTTCGACGCCGAACGATCGGCGTCGAACCGTTTCCTTCTACGCAACCCTTCCCTTTCGACTATTGTCCATCCTCTTCTCCCTTTCTCACGGCCTTCtttcggctctctctctctctcccgattATTCTATCGTTATTTCTTTCTTCGGTCTACGGAACGAGTTTCCTCAATTGCTCTTGCTCCAATTGTTTTCCATTCCCTCGGAGTCGAGCCGTTCAGAAAGTTTGTACTTGGAGCATCTTAATTTCCCCTGTCTCGGCCTCTCGAAGACCGTCCATTCGATCCTAAGCATCATCTCCATCGGATAAAAGAAAGCCTGCTCCCGGTGTAAACCGAGCGCCCGAGGAATAGTTTGATTCGAATACTATTTATGATCGTTTAAAGGATTTCAGTCATGGCGCTCGCGCCACGGTACGCTCGGACCTTGGCGTTTGCACGCGCCAGGAGTTTAAAACGCTGCGAGCAGCCCGGAACACGACCTCATCGTTCGAAGCGGAAGGATGCGCGAATGCGCGAGTGCGCGAGTCGGCGAGAGCGCGCCGAAGTGCGGCGACAAGAGACTTTTCATCTGTCTCAGAATCTTCGCCCTGTCTTCTCTCAGCGGCGCCCGAGGAGATCGACGAACATTCGAGCGCCGTGGTCACACGATTCCAGCGTTCTCCGTTCGACGCTCTTCGGCGTGCCCCCGCGAAGCGAAAAAGTCTTTTCGAGCaccgtgttttttttttctcttaaaGTATATAACGAGTagtcttttctttctttctctcatcCTTTCCCGCCTTTCCTGTTCGCCGGCGAGCTCGCCGTTCGCCGCGCGCACAACAAAGACAGAACAGCGAAAAATCAAAGGTTCCCGTgtgcgcggcgcgcgcgcgagtcTCCGAAATACGTCAGCAGCCGGTGTCCGCGTTCGATCCCTCTCCCTGGATCGCCTCCTCCCGATCTCGATCGTCCTCTCTGCCGCTCCCCCGAAATACGGTAATTTGCTAATTTCATTCCTGGTCGGCGTCGTTCGGCTCCCGTGTTCGGCTTTCGGTGGTCGAGTCGAGGTCGGGCCGAACTTAGTAGACCAGACGATGCTGATACGGGAATCCCCGTGTCTGCGAGCTCATCTGGTACTGGCCGGCGCTCGAGTACGGGTCGTACGTCTGCGAAAAAACAACACGGGATTCTTCTTCTTACCGTCCGACGAACCTTCGACCGTTCCGTATCGCCGATACGAGTCGAGCGAATCGAGCGACTCACCTGCGACCGTTTTCTGGTGACCATGAACCTCTTCTCCGGGGCGTTGTAGTAAGTCTGCTGGGGATAGACGACGCCGTACTGGGGGCTGTCCGCGTATTGGGACGCGGATTCGAATTGTTGGCCGTACTGGTTCCCGAACTGCTCGTAGTAGCTCGGCGGATGGGTGCGAACGATCCCGATGTCGGACGGCGACAACGAGTCGACGTTGTAACGGCGAGGCGGGTACATCGACGAGTCCATCCAGGGTAGGGCTGCGAAGACAATTGGATCGATAGTATGAGTAATTAATTGCTCGTAAATGAATCGCGCTAGAACCGCGTCGACCAGCAAATATCATCTCGGCTCACCGTTTCGCGGGTCCTCCTCCTCGAGAAGATTGCCATCCTCGTCTATGTTCTCGTACTCCTCGTTCATGTACTTGTGCCAGTTTCTAGAgtgaaaagaagagagagagagaaaaatgagGAGATTGGCCGGGCTACGTGCTACGGAGGTGTACGCGTTCCCTCGTAATTAGCGGCGAAGTTCTTACCGGTTGCGACGCTCGTTCTCCCATAGGGACAGGAGGGTCAACACTTCCTCCGGATCGATATTCACTTCCCTCTTGAATCGCGGCTCTTGGTAAATCGGCACGCTGGAAATTACCATTTCCACGATATAGGCACGATATAGGTGTGAGTTCGCAACGTTCGTTAGAATCGCTCTAAAACCACCGTGGTAATATCAATTTACGTCCTCCTCTGGTCGGGGACAGGTAATAGACCAACCAATCGTTTCGATGCTCCGTCGAAATGCgggaaattctccctaatcgacgctcagattgtacattgTTACCgtttgtcaataactataataacctacaaataatataataataatataataataatataataataatataataataatataataataatataataatataacctaCAAACGTATCTCCTTTTTCGAGCTTGTCCATTCCTGTGCACGATCGCTcggatcaattagggagaattcgctgtacacgcagggtgtcccaaaattatggttacttccgggaaatgcggggttcccgaggttattcgaagtaagtTTTGTCTTTGGCGAAAAtggaatccgcggctttg
The window above is part of the Megalopta genalis isolate 19385.01 chromosome 2, iyMegGena1_principal, whole genome shotgun sequence genome. Proteins encoded here:
- the LOC117229899 gene encoding VWFA and cache domain-containing protein 1, which produces MIVERNLCFGLVAIVLAILPASVENNSTSDVNCQFGKSSRKQVNAEPLNGTCLRDIVIRLSNEFRSITDAELGLTSFQQILDAMEFTNATGSLNTRLSFLVDKLNNKLLSYVEILKQSYDVVQSILAKNKDQFTYSAIGGLDTVSNKLSDFCSQITQVLAIVLRNQEFKNIHVLPFMYPATICGSYSSDHNIGPLLLSQYCPKKNVLLLFEHGMFMSEGDITLAQITAERIIDMLSQMDYINVVGLSSNNSIFCKDGLLKATDINKFQLARYIHSLSRMETNDTIELNFHKLVENVKGELVFIHLTNTLKTTSHITKINNMISMGKVKGYLRTILILSDQEPHINLREYNDSIVVLPSQNILAYEISKLFSDLKCSDEHKKDYYLTDPYFDLYSKTMSLSIGQITDKALISLDIQLQNFIDDITYFNAGPNVYPVLFDNKGAVWIHKDFPRMETIVEQPLKVKLQHIENITPEIVTMMIEQYEGIVNVKTRLGEQKWYRWKHLTYKNLIVCLASINNESTSFAAKLMPMLSTNILHHRLDLLIQSLSDKGILCVNNNRLETLSTGVVYLSPWCLQSPMEQLKLLDAGSAVTMQSYMAYLKDLTGVLANPGLRHSVKPDVAILTQILEYFKGRHIESPLNKFIIRRYVIGTMSGVLEVFPGIMLDSGYDPKRRIWYANALEHPGKLIFAPPYLGAGGSGYVVTLSHTVHRNSNSTVHDDAIAVLSMDVTMGFISRLLKEMFPFCNESTVKCFLMDDKGYLVSHPALLEPKALLEGKVEQQHLTHKESLVANDILNHELFVKKKVCANYLNGTIQRYYQFNTSLDEVLTNILHGEHCVKYQVAAIPGTNVFLGVVNVTCNFLKAFCPCSTRDRSCFNCKRMEQTECECPCECALYFSNCADYTTYSLHDLEPCPVSHEQGGSSQISYTQSINLKTCPSINCKILKTENECLGIVGCQWCHVDNDGETPLQVGFCSDMSKCFGGVLGSSMPLNDGTYNSQSTEEIAIREWPSVGSVAGGILAFLLILGVMLFCYRLRSVQSGLEHQCLHIHTSPDILRMTHLEGDAEPIDLDQTKNNLDSLIRDGIAPISPYRVSTNYRKPPGGDSDHGYSTMTPHDDSEQQTFVEPLLLVGNNTESDLRRQSVCLPSPTTHLGSPHHVLAPVTVHCNMEANFC